From a single Trueperaceae bacterium genomic region:
- a CDS encoding response regulator transcription factor, producing MRLLLVEDDTRIAAPLVAALEEGGHRVTWATDGQGGLELARAGGFDTLILDVMLPGLDGFDLARTLRAEGVAVPILFLTARGDLADRVTGLDLGGDAYLVKPFALAELKATLRALSRRASDVTRSSIGFGDGRGELDTVSRKVSWDGREVALTGREYDLLEALLHAPARWFTRQELLDRVWGPDFFGEPRVVDVYVRYLRQKLDDSVVQSMRGRGYRAS from the coding sequence TTGAGGCTCCTGCTGGTCGAGGACGACACGCGGATCGCAGCGCCCCTCGTCGCCGCCTTGGAGGAGGGTGGACACCGCGTCACCTGGGCGACGGACGGCCAGGGCGGCCTGGAGCTCGCTCGCGCCGGCGGGTTCGACACACTCATCCTCGACGTCATGCTGCCCGGCCTGGACGGCTTCGACCTGGCGCGCACGCTGCGCGCCGAGGGCGTGGCCGTGCCCATCCTCTTCCTCACGGCGCGGGGTGACCTGGCCGACCGCGTGACGGGCCTCGACCTTGGGGGCGACGCCTACCTCGTGAAACCGTTCGCCCTGGCCGAGCTGAAGGCCACGTTGCGCGCCCTGTCGCGCCGCGCATCCGACGTGACCCGCAGCAGCATCGGCTTCGGTGACGGCCGCGGCGAGCTCGACACCGTGTCACGCAAGGTGAGCTGGGACGGCCGCGAGGTCGCGCTCACGGGCCGCGAGTACGACCTGCTGGAGGCGCTACTGCACGCGCCCGCGCGCTGGTTCACGCGCCAGGAACTCCTCGACCGCGTGTGGGGCCCCGACTTCTTCGGGGAGCCGCGCGTGGTCGACGTGTACGTGCGGTACCTACGGCAGAAGCTCGACGACTCGGTGGTGCAGAGCATGCGCGGAAGGGGGTACCGCGCGTCGTGA